AGAACATTTATATTAAGGCCGGTGCTTTCAACGGTAGTGTCGATAATCCTGCTATTATTGGGCATTATCTCCTACTTTGCCCTGCCTGTTACGTTGTTTCCCGACATCGCGCCGCCCAGCGTGACCGTGACGGCCGTCTACCCCGGCGCCAACGCTGAAGTAGTGGCCCGGTCCGTGGCCAACCCAATAGAGGAATCGGTGAACGGGGTGGAGAACATGACCTACATGACCTCCAACTCCAATAACGACGGCAGCATGGTGTTGACCGTCTATTTCAAACAGGGGACCGATCCTGATATCGCTGCCGTGAACGTGCAGAACAGGGTGTCCAAAGCCACCAGCCAGTTACCCGCAGAAGTGGTGACCGCGGGCATCAGCACGCAGAAGGTGCAGAACGGTTTCATTATGTTCATGGGGTTGTATAGCGAAAACCCTAAGGAATACGATGAAAAGTTCCTGCAAAACTATATCAAGATCAACCTGATCCCCCAAATTCAACGTGTGCCCGGCGTAGCGCAGGCGCAGATCTTCGGCGCCAAGGACTATTCCATGCGTGTCTGGCTGAAGCCCGACCGCCTTGCAGCCAATAACCTGGCCCCGCAGGACGTGTTGAACGCGATCAGGGACCAGAACATCGAATCCGCCCCCGGCCGTTTGGGCGAAAGCAGCTCGGAGACCTTTGAATTTGTATTGAAATACAAAGGCAAACTGAGCCTGAATGAGGACTACGAGAATATTGTCATAAAAGCCAACAGCGACGGCTCTATGCTTCGTTTGAAAGACGTGGCCCGTATAGAATTCGGAGCGCTCAACTACGGCGCGAATAACCTGCTGGATGGCAAACCGGCCGCTGGTTTTGCTATTATTCAGACGGCCGGCTCCAACGCCAATGAGATCCTTGATAACATCGAGCATCTGCTGGTGGATTTTAAGGCCACGCTGCCTACCGGCGTAAAGACGGTGGTGATGTACAACGCCAAGGACTTCCTGGACGCCTCCATACACCAGGTTCGTGAAACGCTCGTGATCGCATTTTTGCTGGTGTTCCTCGTGGTATACCTGTTCCTGCAGGACCTCCGCTCTACTTTGATCCCTGCTATTGCAGTGCCGGTGGCCATTTTAGGCACATTCTTCTTCCTTCAGCTGTTTGGTTTCAGCATCAACCTGCTCACCCTGTTCGCACTCGTGCTGGCAATCGGTATCGTGGTGGATGATGCGATAGTGGTGGTGGAAGCGGTGCACGCCAAAATGGAACATACGCGATGGCCCGCAAGAAAAGCCACCCTGAAGTCAATGGATGAAATATCAGGAGCCGTTATTTCCATTACCCTGGTGATGATGGCGGTATTTATACCCGTTGGTTTTATGGAAGGCCCCGCAGGTGTGTTCTATAGGCAGTTTGCATTTACGCTGGCCATCGCTATCATGATCTCTGCGATCAATGCATTGACCCTGAGCCCCGCGCTGTGTGCCCTGTTCTTAAAACCTGAACATGGTGAGCATGGCCAGAAGACAGGATTCGGCAGCCGTTTCTTTAACGCCTTCAACGCCGGTTTCCGTTCTATGACCAACCGGTACATCAAGAGCCTTAATTTCCTGATCAAGCGGAAGGCGATTGCCATCGGTCTGCTGGTTATTGTAGCCATCGTATCTTTTATATTGGTTCAAAAGACGCCTACCGGATTTATTCCCACGGAAGACCAGGGCTTTGTATTATATGCCCTGAACACGCCTCCGGGCAGCTCTTTGGACAGAACGCATAAGTCTACGTCAAAAATAGACGAAAAGCTCCGCCAATTCCCATCGGTGAAACATACCTGGACGGTGGACGGCTTTAACTTCATCAGCAATGCCGCCGCATCTCCTTATGCCGCAGGGTTTGTACGCCTGAAAGACAAAGAGGATAGAGGTGACGTGGATAATATCGACCAGATCACCGGCATGATGTATGGACCGGCAAGCGAGCTGAAAGACGCCAGCGCCTTCTTCTTCAACTTCCCGACGGTGCAGGGTTTTGGTAACGTGAGCGGTTTTGAGTTCATGCTGCAGGATAAACAAGGGCGCCCGCTGGACCAGCTGGGCAACAACGCCTGGGCCTTTATCGGCGCCCTGATGCAAAGACCAGAGATCGGCGCGGCATTCACCACCTTCTCCGCGGGTAACCCCCAGTACAAGGTAGAAGTGGATAATTTTAAGGCCAAACAATTGGGCGTATCCGTCAGCGATCTGATGCAGACCATGCAGATTTATTACGGCAGCAGTTATGTTTCGGACTTTAACCGTTTTGGAAAGTACTATCGTGTGGTAGCGCAGGCTGATATACCTTATCGTACAGACATCCACTCGCTCGATGGAATTTACGTGAAGAACAGCCAGGGTGAAATGGTGCCGGTGAAATCGATGGTGTCGCTGAAACGTGTATATGGTCCCGAAACGGTAACCCGCAACAACATGTTCAATGCCGTTACCATCAATGGTACACCCAAGCCGGGTTATAGTACGGGTGATGCCATCAAGGCCATCGAGGAGACTGCAAAAACGGCGTTGCCGCAAGGTTATGGATACGAATGGACCGGTGCCACCCGCGAGGAGATCAAAGCCGGCGACCAGCAGATCTACATCTTCCTGCTCAGTATCATATTCGTATACTTCCTGCTGGCAGCCCAGTTCGAAAGCTATGTGTTGCCGCTCGCAATTATCCTCACCATACCGACCGGTATCCTTGGTGTATTCGCCTTCATCGGATTTGCCGGCCTGGACAATAACATCTATGTACAGATCGGTATGATCATGCTGATAGGCCTGCTGGCGAAAAACGCCATCCTGATCGTGGAATTTGCCGTGCAGCGACGGCGCAACGGGATGGGCCTGCTCGAATCGGCGCTTGCCGGGGCAAGGGCCAGGCTTCGTCCTATCCTGATGACTTCATTCGCCTTTATCGTAGGTTTGATACCCCTGGTATTTGTGCAGAAAGGCTCCGCAGTGGGTAACCACTCCATTGGTTATAGCGCCATCGGCGGTATGTTGACCGGTGTGATCCTGGGTGTATTTATCATTCCTGTGCTGTATGTGATATTCCAGTTCTTACAGGAAAAAATAACCGGCCGCCCCGGCTTAAGAGTTTATGAAGAAGAGATGGAAATGGAAGAAGCAACCGTATAAGTAAAATCAAGGCAATTATGACGCAATATTCAAAATACTTAATAGCTATACTCACGGCAGCGTCGTTTGCGGCCTGCAAAGTCGGGAAAGACTTTCAGCGGCCGGAAACCCCGCTGCCCGCGCAATTCGGCAATGCGGCGGCGGGAGACAGCACTATCGGTGCCGCCCCGTGGAAGCAGTTCTTCCCCGATCCTGCCCTGCAGGAATTGATCGGAAACGCCCTCAACAGCAATTTCGACCTGCAGCTGGCGCTCAAAAGGATCGAAGCCGCCTCTTCCTACGTGAAACAGGCCAAAGCCGCCCTTTTGCCTTCCATCAACGCGAATGCGGCCGCCAATACCTCGTTTCCTTCCAAAAACAGCCTGAACGGGTTGAGCCTCAATAACTTCCTGCAGACAGACCATATCGAGGACTATACCCTCAGCCTGGGCGTTTCATGGGAAATCGACATCTGGGGCAAAATCCGCCGGCAGAAGGAAGCCGCGCTGGCACAATACCTCCAGACGTACGAAGCGGCCCGCGCCGTACAAACGGGCATCGTGGCGCAGGTAGCCAACAGCTACTTCAACCTCCTCATGCTCGACGCGCAGCTCGACATCGCCAAACGCAACGCTACGCTGAGCGACACCATCGTGCAGATGATCCGCATGCAGAAAACGGCCGGAGAAGTAACCGAACTGGCCGTTCAGCAGGCAGTGGCCCAGCAGCAGCAGGCGGAACAGCTCATCCCGCAGCTGGAGCAGGCTGCAGCCATCCAGGCGAACGCTATCCGCATCCTCATGGGGCAATTGCCCGGTGATGTTTCGCGCAGCGCAACGCTGGACCGCTACCAGGTATGGGACAGCCTGCAAACAGGCGTTCCGGCCGAAGTGATCGCCAACCGCCCGGACGTGAAAGCCTCCGAAATGGGCCTGAAAGCCGCCAACGCTAATGTAGGCGCCGCGCAGGGGGCCATGTATCCCTCACTCAGCCTCACGGCCAACGGCGGCCTCAACGCCTATGAGATCGGGAAGTGGTTCCAGGGGCACTCGCTATTCGGTACGCTGGCCGGCAACATCGCCCAGCCGGTATTTAACCAGCGCAGGCTCCGGACCCAGCTGGAAGTTGCGCAGAACGAACGCGACCAGGCCGCCATCCGGTTTAAGCAATCGGTAACCGTGGCCGTCCGTGAGGTCACCGACGCACTGGTGCAGCTGGAAAAGCTCCAGGAGCAGCAAACCATCGCCGGATCGCGGCTCACCACCACCCGGCAGGCCGTTAACAACGCCCGGCTGCTGTTCCGCAGCGGCCTGGCCAATTACCTGGAAGTCATCAACGCCCAGGGCAGCAGCCTGCAAGCCGAACTCACACAGGCAGACATCAAACGGCAACGCCTCACCGCCATGGTTGACCTTTACCGGTCGCTCGGCGGCGGCTACCAATAAACCGGTTTCCCCGGACAGATGATAGCAGGTCTATTCAAAACAACAGACAGGTTGTGAGGAAGAAATGCACAGGACGGCTATCATCTGTACGGGAAATATCCGGGAAACAGTAAGTACATCACAACCGAATGGGTATGATGACGGCGGACAGATGATAACCCGTCCGCGAATCAAAAGATAAATTGGAAGACAGTAAGCTCAAAGGCAGTTATCATCTGTTTGCGGTTATCGCTCTTCATGAACATCAGGTTGTACCGGCGGGAGAAATCCTGCCGGTTTTTTTATATATCGGGAATAGACAATATAATGCACGGCTGCCGGAAAGCCGGTGGAAATGGTAGGTTGCGGTATGGTTACGGCAGGGTTACGGCAGGGTTATGGCAGAGTTACGATATGGAAAACGCAGGGATAACGCATCCAGGGACATACAGTAACCCTACTGTTACTGTACTGTATCCCTACTGTATCCCTACTGTAACTGTACTGTATCTATGCTGTAAATTGCCTGTGGATATGGCGTAAAATACCCCTTTATGCCTGAAAAGCACACCGGCAGGAAGATTCCTGCCGGTTTTTTTCGTCGTTACGGTTTAAGACCCAATAACGGGATTTGATGTTTTCGCAAGCCTTGAAAAGTTCGCGGGTTTGCTCAGTTTTGCGAATCGGTTTATATCTGGAAACACTTCTCTAAATAGTACCGGCAGGCATTGCGCCTGCCGGATTTTTTGATGGCTACCTTCCTTACGTTTTACAAATCCTTTCTTGCGGTAATGACCTGCCGGGAATTTACAAGGGCAATTTTGCGGAAAACCGGCAGGCAAACGCCTGCCGGACCTTGATTCTATATGACTGCATGCTTAAAGGATGTAATAATCGGCTGTTTCTTCCTGCGGCGCCAGTTCGGTATCCACCGGCATGATGTCCTCTTCGGAGATCTGTAACAGGTCGCGTTCCACTTTGCGCGCGATGGTGGTCATCGGCGTGTCGGTAGGTTTGTTTTCGAACGGGTC
Above is a genomic segment from Chitinophaga pollutisoli containing:
- a CDS encoding efflux RND transporter permease subunit: MLRTFILRPVLSTVVSIILLLLGIISYFALPVTLFPDIAPPSVTVTAVYPGANAEVVARSVANPIEESVNGVENMTYMTSNSNNDGSMVLTVYFKQGTDPDIAAVNVQNRVSKATSQLPAEVVTAGISTQKVQNGFIMFMGLYSENPKEYDEKFLQNYIKINLIPQIQRVPGVAQAQIFGAKDYSMRVWLKPDRLAANNLAPQDVLNAIRDQNIESAPGRLGESSSETFEFVLKYKGKLSLNEDYENIVIKANSDGSMLRLKDVARIEFGALNYGANNLLDGKPAAGFAIIQTAGSNANEILDNIEHLLVDFKATLPTGVKTVVMYNAKDFLDASIHQVRETLVIAFLLVFLVVYLFLQDLRSTLIPAIAVPVAILGTFFFLQLFGFSINLLTLFALVLAIGIVVDDAIVVVEAVHAKMEHTRWPARKATLKSMDEISGAVISITLVMMAVFIPVGFMEGPAGVFYRQFAFTLAIAIMISAINALTLSPALCALFLKPEHGEHGQKTGFGSRFFNAFNAGFRSMTNRYIKSLNFLIKRKAIAIGLLVIVAIVSFILVQKTPTGFIPTEDQGFVLYALNTPPGSSLDRTHKSTSKIDEKLRQFPSVKHTWTVDGFNFISNAAASPYAAGFVRLKDKEDRGDVDNIDQITGMMYGPASELKDASAFFFNFPTVQGFGNVSGFEFMLQDKQGRPLDQLGNNAWAFIGALMQRPEIGAAFTTFSAGNPQYKVEVDNFKAKQLGVSVSDLMQTMQIYYGSSYVSDFNRFGKYYRVVAQADIPYRTDIHSLDGIYVKNSQGEMVPVKSMVSLKRVYGPETVTRNNMFNAVTINGTPKPGYSTGDAIKAIEETAKTALPQGYGYEWTGATREEIKAGDQQIYIFLLSIIFVYFLLAAQFESYVLPLAIILTIPTGILGVFAFIGFAGLDNNIYVQIGMIMLIGLLAKNAILIVEFAVQRRRNGMGLLESALAGARARLRPILMTSFAFIVGLIPLVFVQKGSAVGNHSIGYSAIGGMLTGVILGVFIIPVLYVIFQFLQEKITGRPGLRVYEEEMEMEEATV
- a CDS encoding efflux transporter outer membrane subunit, translated to MTQYSKYLIAILTAASFAACKVGKDFQRPETPLPAQFGNAAAGDSTIGAAPWKQFFPDPALQELIGNALNSNFDLQLALKRIEAASSYVKQAKAALLPSINANAAANTSFPSKNSLNGLSLNNFLQTDHIEDYTLSLGVSWEIDIWGKIRRQKEAALAQYLQTYEAARAVQTGIVAQVANSYFNLLMLDAQLDIAKRNATLSDTIVQMIRMQKTAGEVTELAVQQAVAQQQQAEQLIPQLEQAAAIQANAIRILMGQLPGDVSRSATLDRYQVWDSLQTGVPAEVIANRPDVKASEMGLKAANANVGAAQGAMYPSLSLTANGGLNAYEIGKWFQGHSLFGTLAGNIAQPVFNQRRLRTQLEVAQNERDQAAIRFKQSVTVAVREVTDALVQLEKLQEQQTIAGSRLTTTRQAVNNARLLFRSGLANYLEVINAQGSSLQAELTQADIKRQRLTAMVDLYRSLGGGYQ